From Labrus bergylta chromosome 22, fLabBer1.1, whole genome shotgun sequence, one genomic window encodes:
- the LOC136177356 gene encoding uncharacterized protein isoform X2 translates to MLSSGEDLANVRCFVLFFRPAVLRTRMSNTEAEIGVEFARNSSADLIPTSDTVASTLVEAVSNSSNNFSLSVDSTSIMIVDQNTTTITTSVTPTSNTTSANTTTVAAIILRGLTFRSPGETFTSDLLNQSSAAFINRASLIKSSLEPFYRAVFPSSFISFTVVSFSEGSVINNIDIGFATASLPNNTQITNILNIAASFITAFNIDTNSITLDGANVSSGVSHNISLITASSLVLLSWLLSS, encoded by the exons ATGTTATCTTCAGGAGAGGATTTGGCCAACGTTCGTTGTTTTGTCCTATTTTTTAg ACCAGCAGTGCTAAGAACGCGAATGAGTAATACTGAAGCAGAGATAGGTGTTGAGTTTGCCAGAAACTCATCTGCAGATCTAATCCCAACATCTGACACTGTTGCAAGTACCTTGGTAGAAGCTGTGTCAAACTCGAGCAATAACTTCAGCCTCAGTGTTGATTCCACCTCCATCATGATAGTTG ATCAAAACACTACAACAATCACAACTTCTGTCACCCCTACTTCAAATACTACATCTGCCAATACAACTACTGTGGCGGCAATCATACTAAGGGGATTGACTTTCAGATCTCCTGGAGAGACATTTACAAGTGACTTGTTGAATCAATCATCTGCAGCATTCATAAATCGAGCCTCACTGATAAAGTCTTCG CTTGAACCTTTCTACCGAGCTGTGTTTCCATCATCATTCATCTCCTTTACAGTGGTTTCGTTCAG TGAAGGATCAGTCATCAACAACATTGATATTGGATTTGCAACAGCATCTCTTCCTAACAACACTCAGATTACCAACATCTTGAATATTGCTGCTTCATTCATCACAGCCTTCAACATTGACACCAATTCCATAACTTTGGATGGCGCAA ACGTTTCAAGTGGAGTTAGCCACAACATCAGTCTCATCACAGCATCCTCCCTTGTGCTGCTGTCATGGCTACTATCTAGCTAG
- the LOC136177356 gene encoding uncharacterized protein isoform X1 has product MIEKVHNLRILKLKFFKFLMLSSGEDLANVRCFVLFFRPAVLRTRMSNTEAEIGVEFARNSSADLIPTSDTVASTLVEAVSNSSNNFSLSVDSTSIMIVDQNTTTITTSVTPTSNTTSANTTTVAAIILRGLTFRSPGETFTSDLLNQSSAAFINRASLIKSSLEPFYRAVFPSSFISFTVVSFSEGSVINNIDIGFATASLPNNTQITNILNIAASFITAFNIDTNSITLDGANVSSGVSHNISLITASSLVLLSWLLSS; this is encoded by the exons ATGATAGAGAAAGTCCACAATTTAAGAATCTTGAAGCTGAAGTTCTTCAAGTT TTTGATGTTATCTTCAGGAGAGGATTTGGCCAACGTTCGTTGTTTTGTCCTATTTTTTAg ACCAGCAGTGCTAAGAACGCGAATGAGTAATACTGAAGCAGAGATAGGTGTTGAGTTTGCCAGAAACTCATCTGCAGATCTAATCCCAACATCTGACACTGTTGCAAGTACCTTGGTAGAAGCTGTGTCAAACTCGAGCAATAACTTCAGCCTCAGTGTTGATTCCACCTCCATCATGATAGTTG ATCAAAACACTACAACAATCACAACTTCTGTCACCCCTACTTCAAATACTACATCTGCCAATACAACTACTGTGGCGGCAATCATACTAAGGGGATTGACTTTCAGATCTCCTGGAGAGACATTTACAAGTGACTTGTTGAATCAATCATCTGCAGCATTCATAAATCGAGCCTCACTGATAAAGTCTTCG CTTGAACCTTTCTACCGAGCTGTGTTTCCATCATCATTCATCTCCTTTACAGTGGTTTCGTTCAG TGAAGGATCAGTCATCAACAACATTGATATTGGATTTGCAACAGCATCTCTTCCTAACAACACTCAGATTACCAACATCTTGAATATTGCTGCTTCATTCATCACAGCCTTCAACATTGACACCAATTCCATAACTTTGGATGGCGCAA ACGTTTCAAGTGGAGTTAGCCACAACATCAGTCTCATCACAGCATCCTCCCTTGTGCTGCTGTCATGGCTACTATCTAGCTAG